The segment CGGGATAAGACACTCCCTGGGATTTGCCTTTACAGCCATTCAATACAGTCGAAGTTACCGGTGCTTCCGACCAGCTAGAATACTTAAGGATGCAACAAAGGCCTTGGATCCGCAGAAGACGCGCAACCATCTTTTTGTTATGCACCCTACGATATTCTGTTATCTGTAGTTTCTTGAAAAGACTATCCTGTCTGCTTTTAGACCATCGCAATGGCATCTATCAACGTCGGCATTTTGGTCTATGACTACCAGGCTATTGATGTCGTTGGCCCAGTTGACCTACTCCACTCGGCCAATTCTGGATTCCTGGAAGTGTCCAAAGTGTTTGGCCCTATCGATGATGACGCTATTTCCCGGGCTCCAAACTTCATTTTTCATCATGTTGGCATCACGAAAGAACCATTCCACCTTTTCACCAGCGCTATTACCCTTACCCCGACCACGACGGTGGATGAGTGCCCCGAGCTGGATATCATCCTGTTAGGAGGTCCTAATCCTGTAGGCTTTGAGCTGCACCAGAAGTACGTTGACTTCATCCGTCAACATATCAATGCTGGAAAGTTGCTCTTTACGACTTGCACTGGCTCAGCAGTACTGGCCTCTACGGGTCTTCTAGATGGAAAGAACGCAACTATCAACCACGCCGAGTATCAATGGGCCAAGGAGAATTATCCTGAAGTCAACTGGACTAAGGAAAGAAAATGGGTCGTCGACGGAAATATCTGGACTGGAGCTGGTGCTGTGGCGGGAATGGATATGCTGGCGCATTGGCTCAAGGAGAAATTCGGACAAGACATACTCACCTATGCTGCCCGGAATCTAGACTACGAGCCTCGAGGCGTCGACGGTGCGACACCTATGATCCCTAAGAGATACGACGAGAGTGGAAAGCAGCTTAGCACCCATGAGTTTTTTTATCATTAGGCTCTATGTTAAAGTTAATTACACAAGTTCCACTCAAGCTTGAAACTTAGATTACACAAAGAGATTACATGTCCAATGCCTATAAAGATTGATATTCTGTTAGTAAAAGAACAGGCCATACTGTAACAATTACAACTAATTTCTACCTAATGCCAGATTTTGTAGCTCATGTATCTCTGTTTTCACGATCCTTAATCTTGGGTTCGAATATCAAAATGCTTGCCTTGTGCTCCTTGTCTAGTTTCCACGGGTAAAATGTTATAACTGATGGTATTTATATGTTTGCGGAAACCCGAGAGCCTTCATAACGGATGGCAGAGGACTACCATCGCCTCCGCAATACAACTCTGGGAGAACGCGGAACCAGGAGCTGCAAATTAGAGACTGTGGTACTGCTGACTGGTTCTGATAAGGGGGTTGCCTCACTTGAAAATGCAAGGTTCTGGACGCAGAACGGAACGATATTGCACGGCGGCCAGCTAATCAGTCGTGTAATATTCAGattgggggggggggggggttaCTATGTGTCCTTGAGCCATGTTCTTACGATGATCCAGCTGATGCCCCTGAGCGCCCTGGCCTCGCTGCTCCGCAATTAGCGGCCGCAATACCAGCGGGTCACGTAAGACAAGGTTTGCCTAGAAGCCTAGACATGTTTAGCCCCTGAGGAGGCATTCAGAGCACATAGGCAACTGTCCATCACACTGATAAGTCTGTCGATTGGGAGCGCACCACTTGACAGTCTTGTCTACTTGCAGCTAACTTTTTCTATCTGCATATATAGCATACGGTCACTTTCCCTCTCTCTATCTTTGCACCTATCGATGTTAATAGAGGATACAGCTTGGGATATCAGTTGCATAGATATTTGATGGAGCACGTTTACTCTCGTAGCATAATTAGTAATCTAAATTATGTCAGGTTTACACCCGACGTCTCATACCTCCTCCCCACAACTTCGCCTGTCGACGCTAACCCCGTTTCGGTAACATTATCCGCCAAGCCGTAGCTGAATAATGCCTCTTAAAAAACTTATGTCAGTGTTTGATCTCCTGGAATGGTCTGGACTCGCGGGGTAATACATAAACGCATTATTAGCGGAAATCCTGCAAATCTTTGCCAGTCCGGGTTATGTTTATAGTGTTAATTCAGGTCCGACCCAACCATTTACAGAGCTCTTCGGCTGACAGCCCAACAAAGCTCCTTGTGGCACTTAGCAAAGTTACTGCGGCAGCAAGGGTACATGCTCAAGTTTACAAATAATGAGGGCCAAAAGTCCCCCAACAAACCGCAAGGGTCAAAGTCTGGTCAAGGAGGCGTGGCCGACCCATACAAACAGAAGCAAGAGAAATTAGGCACATTTTGTCTGTATCACTTAttgtcgcactgagcgtgcttaaagggttaaagtgaatgtgttgagcagcagcaaaaatgtgttgattgattgttctAAGTTCTCTTGTTCGGGGTGTTCCATTCCGCAGAGTTAAGGTATAcagctagattactaatgcAGTTGTTtctgtcagacattacgtgtattcggtccattgatgtgaattggtgtattcatgttgtgttctgttgaaatctaccccttagaggttttaccatttcggctgtaatcttaaagtatccctgcttgcacgtgaggccccagcacctgttcaacagtTTCATGAggccgtgaagatcatgcctaccctgcgacacTTATTCTTATGAAGCAGCACATTGACCTCTATGTGTAAATGTAGTGTCACGCTTACGTCATCCCAAGGGTTAAACTAGTCTAGCTAAAATTACGCGCCAAAAGTCTCTGAACGCCCACCCTGTAACAACTCAAATCATTTGACAGCGATAACTTCACTTATACAGATTCCGGTTCATTAAAATCcaaataatataaattatgTATCAAAATGAAGCCCTAATCTTtctctttaatattttatataccATCTTTGCGCGCGAATGTCTGCGTCGAGTCGACGGGCAAGTGTGTCAATCAGGGCATTAATCTGTTGGATTGTATTTGCTGCCCACGCCAACTTGATGCATTTTATGAACTTTGACCCATCAATCTCGTTGTTTCAAGGAGATCTAGATGAGGGAACGTCTTTCTGATGTTAAGTTTTAATTGCTTCCAAATATACTCAATTGGGTTGAGATCTGGGGAATGTGCCGGCCAGTCAATCCATCCAATCGAGTGGGAAAGCAGCTATTCAGTTGTTAACTCAGACGTATGAATTCTTGCGTTGTCTTGCTGGAAATTCCTTGTGCCGTCGTATATAGGAAGTAAACTTTCTAATAAAGCCTGTTGATAGCTCTTAGAAGTGTATCCTTTCGTTTTGGCGGTTTGACCGCGGATCATAATGATGATATCAGATTTTCGTCCTCTCCAGATTGCTCCCCAAACCATGATCGATAATCGGAACTTCCCATGAACTGTAATATTGACCAATTCCTTCATACACTTCTTATGAGGCTTCCGGAAGATCTAGCCACGTTTATAATTCGGTTGGGATTGAACTGACGATTCGGCAGAGAAAATGGTCTGAAGGTGTCGTTAGGCAGGTAAAAGGTTCCTGAGCGGCATCTATACCCAAACTTCAAACCGATATACCTCCAATAATTCTTCAATATCCTCCCAAGCTTGACACCATAATAGTCGCTGACGAGCTGTTGCTTTTGGTAGTGGTATCCGCTGCATAGCTCTCCATTTGCGCCCGTAATAGTATCGGATAACTCGGCGTATCGTTGTTCGTGAGATGGGAGCACCTAGATAGTTGACAAGTGATTCATATGTGACCTTGCGGTCGCGTTTAAGTGTAAGTATAACGTACCGAATCTGCTGAACTGTGAGTTTCTTTGGACGCCTGGATGGGGTTTTTTTATCCAAAGTTCGTAGAGTTTTCCAGCGTTGAAAGATATTAAAGACGGTGCCCGGTGAACACTTTGCCGCGGAGGCGACATCCCGATCTGACGATCCTGTCTCTACCGCGCTAACGATAAGAGCTCTAATAACCTCGTTATGTTCATGATTTGGCTGTCGATTGGCGCATAATACAGATAAAATTCCGTCGTTTTTAGAcattatttactattattGTGgacggaagaagaagcaggatGCGTCCTGAGGTAATGTGGTTGATTACACGTTGGCGGGGCAGCGTTCAGAGACTTTTGGACACTAATTTTAGTTTCGTGTTAGCCGGTTGTGGGGCGTGATTCTGAATGTTGTGAAGTGTGTCACGTCTCTTGAAGCTATATTGATGGTCAGTAAGCTACAGTCGAGGAAATTGGAACTAGAGGTGGTCTATACACTTGTAGATGGTCACATCATAATCAAGGCGATCACTGAGTGAGCGTTGGTAATAATAGCCGTGGTCTCATTCTGCTCACAGTATCCACTTGATTTGTTGAGTTCGTCGTGATCAGGCTGTGATGGGTTAGAAACCGGGGGATACGCGCAACATAACCGCGACGGTCGTATAAAACATACAATGTCTGAGAATTTGTCCGTCTGCCGAGGCCAGCCTGCGATTGGCCATGGAAGGATCTGTAACACCAGGCAGTTAAGGGAGATGCAACTGTACGCATGAGGACTAATTTAGCCAGTTCACCATACCGCATACACTCTGTATATCCAGATGCAAAGATGGAGATAGATCATCGAGAGCCCTATCCTAGACATGGATCGTGTCACTATTAATAGAAATATTTTCACCAATCTGTCTCGACCATTGTCAAAGCCACGGTGCGTATTAAAGCACATGAACAAAGGTACTTGAACAGGGGCAGAAGATCCCTCTCGCACCACTTTTAAGACGTATACGTACTAGCTTAAGGACTTCTGGGACCGAAAACTATATAAGAAGGAGGACATTTTCTATGGTTTATTTAGGGTTTCGTTAAATCCCTTCAAACGAGCCTCTCAAAGCCGAGGAAGCCAGGGTTGATCCGAGGGTTGAGGGTTGAGTTACTGGGCCCTTGACAACCTGTTAGTCCGAATTCACATTGTACATATAATGGGTTGTTGCAGCTCTCAATCCCAGAGATGCTTAAAACATTGAAGCATGGAAGTTCTTTGCATGTCGTAATAAAGGTAGAGGAAAAGGCAAGAGAGCCTAGGTAAAGGTGGCCAGAAAATGTTAAAGGGATAAAACCAACGACTCCCTGCTGCTTGTACTGGAAGATGTATATATGGTAACTCTAGATTTATCTATCATGACTGTTATGTTAGTTTGGCGAACAGAGCTCATAGTCACCCTTGTCCATCGTTTCACTCTACTCAGAGAGCTAAAGGCTCTGGTATAAGTGTACATGGAGAGGCTCGGGGAACAACAGCTCACCTAGGATCTGCGCTAGGGATGGGCTACTCTGTTTCTATTGTTTCTATAAGAGCCTCTTACTTTCTTTGCACTGTCAGTCACGGACCTGTTATGTACTAGCTTGGAGTGCTGTGTCAAAATATAATTCTGAAACATGCTTGTTGATTTTGAGATGAAGGTTCTTctcgggtttatatctctagatgattCCCTCTAGCATTCTGCACTCTAGTTCTAGAACTAACAGACCGTTAGTCTGGATCCTGTAGGGAAGAGGGATTCTTGGATCTTCCAACAAATATTACTAGATGCCACGCGCCACCAGTAGAATGCGATCGCTGCACAAGCTCGAACCGATCACGAAATTCTCTCCAAAATGAGTGTGGTCTCTCTAAGCACCACTCTCTGGCTTTGACAGACCTAGGCATTGATAAAGAAGATTCTGCTCATCACACTCGTTCGCCACTGGTTATCAACTCTGGTTCGCTCCCTCATCATACCAATCCTTGTCCTCTCCAAGGTATTCGGGGTCCAAACTTCACCTCTTCTAAAAACAAGTACGGCATCGGCAAGCCCACATCCGCTCCAATCCTATCTGAGGTtattcctcatcttccataACTCTCCCCGGAGTGGTTTTGGAAACAAACAGTGGAGCTATACGATGCGGGCTGGTTCTTCCAACCTTGCATACAGTTTCGTCTTCCAATCGAACAAGGCCGCGAAGAACCCATATACCTCATGGCAGCTCCCCGTCGACCAAATCATTACCAATTCGTCAACCGTCTCTGACATGTACATGTTCACGCGCAATACCCCTAAGTATACCAAGTACTGCACCGCCGTGATATCATTGAAATGGTGTTAGTGGGGCTAAATATTGTATGTTTTGCAAGCATGCTGTCCCTTGTCTACCAGGTTATTTCACGATCACATCGGGGCGTGAGTCCGATATGATGCAGCTGATTGATGTTATGGGCGGAGGTGCATTTTCTGCTCGATTGCTCAGCTATGTCATCGCATTTGACGTTATATACCTACCGGCCTGGATTATACTTGGAGGAAGTGAGAAAAGCGCCCTCTTATAAAGTCTTCCTCATACTAACTCTCCAAGTCTACCCTAGTCTGCTCCTTTTGAGTTCTAATATCGGCATCACAACAACAGGGCATTTCCTCTTCTGCTGTGTGAGATGGACGACGCAATGCAAAAGAATGTTTCATTTTACGAATAAGAAACGCGGCAACCTCTCCATTTATCTAGGAGGCAAGCTAGCATCAGACAGATAGAAATAGGCACCCAACATTGATTCGATACGAGCTGCAGTCAGTTTCGTTATCGCTATAAGTCGCCTGGAACAGAGATAACGGGAACACTACTAACCTAATAACATTTCAACAATACTAACTAATAACCCCCTGACGCCCTCAAATAGTCAACAGCAGGCATAACTTTAGCCACCGAGGATGGGAAACTAAACACTTAGAGGCAATAGGCTTCAAGTTGATCTGCTGCTAGTAATATCCAGAGgaccaaggagaagcgcGAGAACTAGACTGGAAAAAAACAAGACGAGATTCTCATGGCCTTAGCGAGAGCAAGGGAAAGACTAGAAAGATATAACGTGTTTTATAAGCGAGTGACCCATATAAGCGAGTGACccaaaaatctcaaccttctcaattAAATCGGCAATAAAAATACCATAAATTATCagatcaattaaaactaatcGCTATATTCTTCTAAATTAACCTCAATTTCctcctgacaggtccttgtATTATGCCCGGCCCTGCCGCATTTGCTACAATGTGAAACCCTCGGTCCCTTTGACCTTCCGCGACGaccacttctcgacgattcggcTGCTACCTGcgtatcaacatccatctgatcaattgcttGTGATGCCTCTTCTATAGTCAAAGgccctcctttctgtagtctAGTCCTTTTCCCCCTCCGGCGTCGCTTTACTATCCGATTCTCTTGTTCAACTTGTTGAAGCCTATCCTCTAGTAGGACTATCTTATGGATAAGGACGCTTGTTGCCTTCTCAAAATGCTTAACAGCCTCAataattgactctggggagctgctCTTATGATTTCTAACCCTTCCCTGTAGATATTTAGAATGCGATTGGGCCTCTAGTAGTGTCTTTGGGGTCCTTGCAGTCCAAGGGGTTGAAGGTATCGTGACCTCTGCGGGAGGTGTCGGGGTCCGTAAttgcacatcaagctttgagatgacattttctgggtcaaagggagcaagcccagctcctctaaaacctccTTTGATATTACTTTCTGTAATAGTAGCTCGGTGGGCGGCATGAaaggcaggaaagaactcgatcttggtgatgtgGTTTATAGAGCATCCCATTAGACGCTCTATTTCTCGCCCATAGGCCTTTTTcagcggcccaaagcaccctacatcaagaggctggagtagATGAGAGGCATGAGCAGGCATACAGAGGgtaataatcttattctCCTCACAATATCTCTCGAATTCGATAgagtggtggctttcatGACCATCGAGGATTAAGAGACGATAAGAACCAACTGATCGGTCCTTTGTTGATCGATCAAAGTGCTGTAGCCAGTCAAGACCTAGCTGGTTATTGGTCCATCCATTTTCGCTCAATGCAATGACCCAATCGCCGGGGAGGTTGCATTCTCGGTACCAATTGGCAAGATGATATTGGCCTGAACCAATGATGAATGGTGCGATCGATTGATCTTCTGCATTGACCGCTTGAATCACAGTAATCCATTCAcgatttccaggctgtaTCTTCTTTGGTATCCCTCGCCTTTCTGAGCTTGTGACGACCATTCCGGGCTCAATCAtacccatcataaagccggtctcatcaaagttccagatatcagCTAATTGGATACCGTATTTCGCGATCGTATTCTCTACGAGGCGAAACCAGCCCTgaataatagtcggatcttcgcatttagctctcttatagtcatatctccgaaaTCGACATGCctttagctctggttgtcgttGGATAAAGTTATGAACCCAGAGCTTGCCGACTGGTAATGCCTCGCGATCGGCAATTagagaattggccatttTTTCCACAAAATCGCGCCGAGGGGGGAAACCTCGGGAATCTAGGTCAAGGATAAATTGAACTATCGTCTGTTCCTCTAGATCAGATAGGTTCCGTGATTTTGTGGTTATATCACGCTTTGAATGAATGCCATTCCGGCGGCGACCTAAGGTGCGGTGATTGACCTGATATACAGTCGCCGCCTTTCGGATACTTAATTTCGGgtcattttgaagggcctgaagggcaagaagtaTCCTAGCTTCATATGAAGGCTGTGGCATATCGGGTTGTTGAAAGATATTGAATTGAATGATGATAATGTAAgttgagggatttttggGTCACTCGCTTATAAAACACgttatataatcttagatTTAAAGCCCTTTGGGCGTCGGcctaccgggcgtaatagacttaatattGGCCTTCTGTAATAATTGCCTGGATTGCTGTAATCCATTCCTAGTTTCCGGGCTGCACTGGTTTTTaacttccttgcctttctaaACCTATAATAACGATTCCAGCTACAATACGGCCTATCTTAAAGCCGGTCTTATTAAAATTCCCGAttttatctaattagatactatattttataattctattacATTtaggcaattgatagggacgcatcaagaattgataggggcgcatcgtccttagggacgctccagctttgcagcctctgattcgcCAGTCACTTTTTTGTTAGTGCAGGCAGGATTCTGCCGACGCTCCCGAAGTACCCGACCTCAGCTCTCTTTAATCTAAATGAGCAGATGATCGAACATCAGtctctcaaccatcaatcattAGGTCTCTCGTCATGCTCCAATCGGAGTCACCTCCTAGCTCAGAGAGCGATTCAAGACGTCACGCCCGAAGCCCCAGTCCTAGCTGCGAATCGCATTCTCGAAAACGACAGCGGCAGAGCCGGCAAGCTAGTTTCAGCCCACCAATACTCGCGAGCAGACCACCTTCAGCAAGCAGTACTGGAACAAGTGTCGGCCGGTACTACGGAGCCGGCGACGGAGATGCAATCGAAAACCTCTTTGCATCTTACCCACGGATATTCACGACCGCGCCACAGCCCCATGGGTCTCAAGGGCTTCATGAGCCACTATGGGAGCTCCGCTTTGATCACGAGATATACCTTTCAAACGATTTCCCATCTCGGGGAGGACGACCGCAGCGGGTCAGAATACCTATACCAGGCCCAGAAACAGACATCTTACCTTCCTATTTCCCCCCTCAATCACCACAAGAACAGTCGTCGCCCGCAAGGGCCGAATTCCAATCTGCCCTTGAGCTCGTGCAGGAAGTAATCGGGACAGACCGAAGACTGACACTTGAACTTGCCCAGTCGTACGAACGAGTACGCCAATGGCGAGAGAGATGGGGTTGGTCACCACTCAGTTCAGATGCGCTCGAATCCCCTCCTCCCTACTCCCCGCCTCGAGAGACGTCCAGCCGGCCACAATCCCCTGAAGAGATCAGATCTTCATCGCATAGGATTTCCTCATCCCCCGCCCCGGATGCAATCCCGAATCCACCGATCCCAGGCAACCCATTCCCAACAGTCGAAACTCTCCTTGACTCAGTCAACGCCTTCGCGAAAGCTAATGGATTTGGCTTTGCAAAGCACAACGGCCGCTCGTATAAGGGGAGGAAGATCCGCTATTCTCTTCGGTGCGATCGATACGGAGACCCAAGACCCAGCCGAGGCGCAGGTCTTCGGCAGCGGAAATCCCGGAAGTGTGGATGTAAGTGGATGGTGATTGCTGAAGCTCTAGAAGAAGGCAAATGGGTTCTACGTCGTCACTCGAATCCGGAACATAATCAACACAACCATGATCGTAGCATTAGACCGTCTGCACATCCTTCCCA is part of the Fusarium oxysporum Fo47 chromosome VII, complete sequence genome and harbors:
- a CDS encoding class I glutamine amidotransferase-like protein, whose product is MASINVGILVYDYQAIDVVGPVDLLHSANSGFLEVSKVFGPIDDDAISRAPNFIFHHVGITKEPFHLFTSAITLTPTTTVDECPELDIILLGGPNPVGFELHQKYVDFIRQHINAGKLLFTTCTGSAVLASTGLLDGKNATINHAEYQWAKENYPEVNWTKERKWVVDGNIWTGAGAVAGMDMLAHWLKEKFGQDILTYAARNLDYEPRGVDGATPMIPKRYDESGKQLSTHEFFYH